In Xiphias gladius isolate SHS-SW01 ecotype Sanya breed wild chromosome 6, ASM1685928v1, whole genome shotgun sequence, a single genomic region encodes these proteins:
- the suco gene encoding SUN domain-containing ossification factor isoform X1 produces MKRLRVLLVCLVVALLCWYPSQHVFCSEQSLSGPGQSARDKNPDGHEQEQEQDSTQNKVVEEWTTHTSYDMGLETERAAQEKLATHINIHQEQTVNPQEAEVEETDPDPESDTVPVAPEPEPHQDPQTDLDSQTDTQDHDQEPPVFSTPEPVPAQGQVSTDTPAQTEIYSDASAAHPSLDSNPATSPDEAENTPTSQSAGPAQTGAVRVASAGDELPVDSFVFAEHSDSQYGVIPPELATCENSPFGSPLLSADEASIENQRSDQSLSSGLEAEVQSTPGYVDQEQQQRQELEERLSGLDREGNTSHPHHQEQQAGDASIARDTDPSVPSKEDIPTFDEWKKQVMEVEKEKSQSLHTSTSGSPHPVKKVQKNFKNNYASVECGAKILSANNEAKSTSAILMENMDLYMLNPCSNKIWFVIELCEPIQVKQLDIANFELFSSTPKDFLVSISDRYPTNKWVKLGTFHARDERIVQSFPLDEQLYAKYVKMFIKYIKVELLSHFGSEHFCPLSLIRVFGTSMVEEYEEIADSQYPSERLEYLDEDYDYLPGYQPSEDKASKNLLGSATNAILNMVNNIAANVLGGKPELEGGAETGGNTTAEGNEKKQSTEVQTKPAETPQNTAELEPAEPEHPATQEDSNVSSDSSTLSPSSSDSHEDRQIVTLVEEEEEEEPRQSTVTLMEEEGEEEEEKREDATRSEADRNQWESQAYCPFSSFSSLSLSCMATLPELLHRWCSARLAKERLRSLRRRQLSTQTQTRPDANTPVLTHTPTQIPVPVPTPPQEALPLTEKAPEPEVSVTGQNEGKSLGEVDTAHEHLNTHIPDAHTPELNILLEPSRTSTIPPHSFSDIHSSLTRPTPTHEEKLLPPIKDAALDPVPTPPLQVVYIPETQQASSTAPTLTVSSPPQPVSTETASLGVVVPPVKELPVQPLPTATRPEDLIPPPTELPTAVPVTDTHTDTLKSGADSGDSQRRNVQASQTHGEQGDSLTQTGEPHRVDDTVDEDLLSTNANGNVHRTATDFYAELQNGGDYNGGAVNGNVVLLNGGAVHGSSQKESVFMRLNNRIKALEMNMSLSSRYLEELSQRYRKQMEEMQRAFNKTIIKLQNTSRIAEEQDQKQTDSIQVLQSQLENVTKLMLNLTAAVSQLQREVSDRQSYLVVALVLCLSLGLLLCLQCCRSSSPNPSTAAALPKSNHYPSPKRCFSSYDDMSLKRRVTCPLVRSKSFHLSSTEVGPDDLYIVEPLRFSPEKKKKRCKTKSLDKVETLKASDPSGSLTNGGPKCNGFHPCLPAPPPALPPPPPPPPLPPPPLPPPPSTDEVSSLPTCTSKEFPSETSSCSSSTHSEESYTSRLPPPSPTFPSAGLCNGHSLSFPLQHAPTKSRQEKRSMKRRKSRQTELQFPHMPGGGVGSLPSLQQLMKGNKEISVGTIGVTAVTGHV; encoded by the exons gtACCCCAGTCAACATGTGTTTTGTTCAGAGCAGAGCTTGTCTGGCCCTGGTCAGTCTGCCAGAGACAAAAACCCTGACGGCCAcgagcaggagcaggagcaggactCCACGCAAAACAAG GTGGTGGAAGAATGGACGACGCACACATCATATGATATGGGactagagacagagagagcagcacaAGAGAAGCTGGCAACACACATCAACATACACCAGGAACAG aCTGTGAACCCTCAGGAAGCTGAGGTGGAGGAGACAGATCCAGACCCAGAGTCTGATACTGTACCTGTTGCTCCTGAGCCAGAGCCCCACCAAGACCCGCAGACTGATTTGGACTCGCAGACTGACACCCAGGACCATGACCAGGAGCCCCCAGTGTTCTCTACTCCAGAACCAGTTCCAGCACAGGGCCAAGTGTCCACAGATACCCCAGCCCAAACAGAAATCTACAGTGACGCCTCTGCTGCACATCCCAGTCTGGACTCAAACCCAGCCACATCCCCAGATGAAGCTGAAAACACACCTACCTCACAGAGTGCTGGCCCAGCCCAAACAGG tgcaGTGCGGGTTGCCAGTGCAGGAGATGAACTCCCAGTAGACAGCTTTGTCTTTGCTGAGCACTCTGATTCACAGTACGGGGTCATTCCCCCCGAACTGGCAACCTGTGAAAACTCCCCTTTTGGCAGCCCTCTCCTCAG TGCGGATGAGGCTAGCATAGAAAACCAGCGGTCAGACCAGAGCCTTAGTTCTGGTCTGGAAGCAGAGGTCCAGTCTACTCCAGGCTATGTGGACCAGGAACAACAGCAGcggcaggagctggaggagaggctGTCTGGTTTGGACCGGGAGGGTAACAcctcccacccccaccaccaagAACAGCAG gcaGGGGATGCCAGTATTGCCAGAGACACCGATCCCTCAGTGCCCAGCAAAGAAGACATCCCCACGTTTGACGAGTGGAAGAAACAGGTcatggaggtggagaaggagaaga GTCAGTCTCTCCACACCTCAACCAGCGGCAGCCCCCATCCAGTGAAGAAGGTCCAGAAAAACTTCAAGAATAACTACGCATCTGTGGAGTGCGGTGCCAAGATACTCTCTGCCAACAATGAGGCCAAG AGCACATCGGCCATTCTCATGGAAAACATGGACCTTTACATGCTAAATCCTTGCAGCAACAAAATCTG GTTTGTGATAGAGCTCTGTGAGCCTATTCAAGTCAAGCAGCTGGATATCGCTAACTTTGAGCTCTTCTCATCTACACCTAAAGACTTTCTGGTTTCCATCAGTGACAG ATATCCTACCAACAAGTGGGTAAAGCTGGGTACGTTCCACGCCCGCGATGAGCGCATAGTTCAGAGCTTCCCACTGGATGAACAGCTTTATGCTAAATATGTGAAG ATGTTCATCAAGTACATAAAG GTTGAACTCCTCTCGCACTTTGGATCAGAACACTTCTGTCCTCTCAGTCTAATTAG GGTGTTTGGTACGAGCATGGTGGAGGAGTATGAGGAGATAGCAGATTCCCAGTACCCCTCAGAGAGACTGGAGTACTTGGATGAAGACTACG aCTATCTTCCTGGTTACCAACCATCAGAGGACAAGGCCTCTAAAAACCTGCTTGGCTCAGCAACca ATGCCATCCTAAACATGGTAAACAACATTGCTGCTAACGTGCTGGGTGGAAAGCCAGAGCTGGAGGGTGGAGCAGAAACAGGAG GTAACACAACGGCAGAGGGGAACGAAAAGAAGCAGAGCACAGAGGTTCAAACCAAACCAGCTGAAACACctcaaaacactgcaga ACTGGAGCCTGCAGAACCAGAACACCCTGCCACCCAGGAGGACTCTAATGTCTCCAGTGACTCGTCGACActttctccctcctcatccGATTCACACGAAGACAGACAGATTGTCACGctggtagaggaggaggaagaggaggagcccAGACAGTCGACTGTCACCTtgatggaggaggaaggagaggaggaggaagagaagagagaggatgcGACGAGGAGCGAAGCAGACAGGAACCAGTGGGAGAGCCAGGCATACtgtcctttctcctccttctcctccctaTCTCTGTCCTGCATGGCCACCCTGCCGGAGCTGCTCCATCGCTGGTGCTCCGCCCGGCTGGCCAAGGAGAGACTCCGCAGCCTTAGGCGGAGGCAGCTGAGCACTCAAACACAGACGCGCCCTGATGCAAACACACCggtcctcacacacacaccaacacagatccctgtccctgtccccACACCTCCACAAGAAGCCCTTCCCCTCACGGAAAAAGCTCCGGAGCCCGAGGTGTCTGTTACGGGCCAAAATGAGGGCAAATCTCTGGGTGAGGTGGACACCGCTCACGAACATCTCAACACCCACATACCTGATGCACACACTCCAGAGCTCAACATCCTCCTAGAGCCTAGTAGAACCTCCACCATCCCCCCTCACAGTTTCTCAGACATCCACAGTTCTCTGACACGGCCAACCCCCACCCATGAGGAGAAGCTGCTACCTCCCATCAAAGACGCAGCCCTGGACCCAGTCCCAACTCCACCCCTTCAAGTAGTCTACATCCCAGAGACGCAACAGGCCAGCAGTACCGCCCCCACCCTTACTGTCAGCTCCCCCCCACAGCCTGTGTCCACGGAGACAGCCTCTCTTGGTGTTGTGGTTCCTCCTGTCAAGGAGCTGCCTGTTCAGCCTCTTCCCACTGCAACCAGGCCTGAAGACCTCATCCCCCCTCCCACTGAACTGCCAACAGCTGTCCCAGTgacagacactcacacagacacactaaagTCAGGCGCAGACAGTGGGGACTCCCAGAGACGCAATGTCCAGGCTTCTCAGACTCACGGGGAGCAGGGGGATTCTCTCACTCAGACCGGAGAGCCCCATCGGGTGGATGACACAGTGGACGAGGACCTATTAAGCACTAATGCGAATGGCAACGTCCACCGGACAGCTACAGACTTCTATGCAGAGCTGCAGAATGGGGGAGATTATAACGGCGGGGCAGTGAACGGGAACGTCGTGTTATTGAACGGGGGAGCGGTGCATGGCTCCAGCCAGAAGGAGAGTGTGTTCATGAGGCTGAACAACAGGATCAAAGCTCTGGAGATGAACATGAGTCTGTCCAGCAGATACCTGGAGGAGCTCAGCCAAAG GTACCGTAAACAGATGGAAGAGATGCAGAGAGCGTTCAATAAGACCATCATCAAACTGCAGAACACCTCCCGCATTGCTGAAGAGCAG GACCAGAAGCAGACAGATTCCATCCAGGTCCTGCAGAGCCAGCTGGAGAATGTGACTAAACTGATGTTAAACCTCACCGCTGCAGTCAgccagctgcagagagag GTATCTGATCGTCAGAGCTACTTGGTAGTCGCTCTggttctgtgtctgtctttgggACTCCTGCTGTGTCTGCAGTGCTGCCGCAGCTCCTCTCCCAACCCCAGCACCGCTGCTGCCCTCCCCAAGAGCAACCACTACCCCAGTCCTAAAAG ATGCTTTTCCTCTTATGACGACATGAGCCTAAAGCGCAGGGTTACCTGTCCGCTGGTTCGTTCCAAGTCATTCCACCTGTCCTCTACAGAAG TAGGTCCAGATGACTTGTACATTGTAGAACCTCTAAGGTTTTCTCCAGAGAAAAAG aaaaaGCGCTGCAAGACAAAGTCATTGGACAAGGTTGAGACTCTGAAGGCATCTGATCCCTCTGGTTCGCTCACTAATGGGGGTCCCAAGTGTAACGGCTTTCATCCATGCCTCCCTGCGCCACCCCCTGCCctaccccctcctcctcctcctcctcctcttcctcctcccccactgcctccccctccctccacagACGAGGTGTCATCATTACCCACTTGCACCTCTAAAGAGTTCCCCTCAGAgaccagcagctgcagctcatcCACCCACTCTGAGGAGTCCTACACGAGCcgcctcccccctccctctcccaccTTCCCTTCTGCTGGCCTGTGCAATGGCCACAGCCTGAGTTTCCCCCTCCAGCACGCTCCCACCAAGTCCCGTCAGGAGAAACGCTCCATGAAGCGGCGGAAGTCGCGGCAGACAGAGCTGCAGTTCCCGCACATGCCAGGGGGGGGCGTCGGTTCTCTGcccagcctgcagcagcttatGAAGGGAAACAAGGAGATCAGTGTTGGGACCATCGGGGTGACAGCTGTCACCGGACACGTCTGA
- the suco gene encoding SUN domain-containing ossification factor isoform X2, translated as MKRLRVLLVCLVVALLCWYPSQHVFCSEQSLSGPGQSARDKNPDGHEQEQEQDSTQNKVVEEWTTHTSYDMGLETERAAQEKLATHINIHQEQTVNPQEAEVEETDPDPESDTVPVAPEPEPHQDPQTDLDSQTDTQDHDQEPPVFSTPEPVPAQGQVSTDTPAQTEIYSDASAAHPSLDSNPATSPDEAENTPTSQSAGPAQTGAVRVASAGDELPVDSFVFAEHSDSQYGVIPPELATCENSPFGSPLLSADEASIENQRSDQSLSSGLEAEVQSTPGYVDQEQQQRQELEERLSGLDREGNTSHPHHQEQQAGDASIARDTDPSVPSKEDIPTFDEWKKQVMEVEKEKSQSLHTSTSGSPHPVKKVQKNFKNNYASVECGAKILSANNEAKSTSAILMENMDLYMLNPCSNKIWFVIELCEPIQVKQLDIANFELFSSTPKDFLVSISDRYPTNKWVKLGTFHARDERIVQSFPLDEQLYAKYVKVELLSHFGSEHFCPLSLIRVFGTSMVEEYEEIADSQYPSERLEYLDEDYDYLPGYQPSEDKASKNLLGSATNAILNMVNNIAANVLGGKPELEGGAETGGNTTAEGNEKKQSTEVQTKPAETPQNTAELEPAEPEHPATQEDSNVSSDSSTLSPSSSDSHEDRQIVTLVEEEEEEEPRQSTVTLMEEEGEEEEEKREDATRSEADRNQWESQAYCPFSSFSSLSLSCMATLPELLHRWCSARLAKERLRSLRRRQLSTQTQTRPDANTPVLTHTPTQIPVPVPTPPQEALPLTEKAPEPEVSVTGQNEGKSLGEVDTAHEHLNTHIPDAHTPELNILLEPSRTSTIPPHSFSDIHSSLTRPTPTHEEKLLPPIKDAALDPVPTPPLQVVYIPETQQASSTAPTLTVSSPPQPVSTETASLGVVVPPVKELPVQPLPTATRPEDLIPPPTELPTAVPVTDTHTDTLKSGADSGDSQRRNVQASQTHGEQGDSLTQTGEPHRVDDTVDEDLLSTNANGNVHRTATDFYAELQNGGDYNGGAVNGNVVLLNGGAVHGSSQKESVFMRLNNRIKALEMNMSLSSRYLEELSQRYRKQMEEMQRAFNKTIIKLQNTSRIAEEQDQKQTDSIQVLQSQLENVTKLMLNLTAAVSQLQREVSDRQSYLVVALVLCLSLGLLLCLQCCRSSSPNPSTAAALPKSNHYPSPKRCFSSYDDMSLKRRVTCPLVRSKSFHLSSTEVGPDDLYIVEPLRFSPEKKKKRCKTKSLDKVETLKASDPSGSLTNGGPKCNGFHPCLPAPPPALPPPPPPPPLPPPPLPPPPSTDEVSSLPTCTSKEFPSETSSCSSSTHSEESYTSRLPPPSPTFPSAGLCNGHSLSFPLQHAPTKSRQEKRSMKRRKSRQTELQFPHMPGGGVGSLPSLQQLMKGNKEISVGTIGVTAVTGHV; from the exons gtACCCCAGTCAACATGTGTTTTGTTCAGAGCAGAGCTTGTCTGGCCCTGGTCAGTCTGCCAGAGACAAAAACCCTGACGGCCAcgagcaggagcaggagcaggactCCACGCAAAACAAG GTGGTGGAAGAATGGACGACGCACACATCATATGATATGGGactagagacagagagagcagcacaAGAGAAGCTGGCAACACACATCAACATACACCAGGAACAG aCTGTGAACCCTCAGGAAGCTGAGGTGGAGGAGACAGATCCAGACCCAGAGTCTGATACTGTACCTGTTGCTCCTGAGCCAGAGCCCCACCAAGACCCGCAGACTGATTTGGACTCGCAGACTGACACCCAGGACCATGACCAGGAGCCCCCAGTGTTCTCTACTCCAGAACCAGTTCCAGCACAGGGCCAAGTGTCCACAGATACCCCAGCCCAAACAGAAATCTACAGTGACGCCTCTGCTGCACATCCCAGTCTGGACTCAAACCCAGCCACATCCCCAGATGAAGCTGAAAACACACCTACCTCACAGAGTGCTGGCCCAGCCCAAACAGG tgcaGTGCGGGTTGCCAGTGCAGGAGATGAACTCCCAGTAGACAGCTTTGTCTTTGCTGAGCACTCTGATTCACAGTACGGGGTCATTCCCCCCGAACTGGCAACCTGTGAAAACTCCCCTTTTGGCAGCCCTCTCCTCAG TGCGGATGAGGCTAGCATAGAAAACCAGCGGTCAGACCAGAGCCTTAGTTCTGGTCTGGAAGCAGAGGTCCAGTCTACTCCAGGCTATGTGGACCAGGAACAACAGCAGcggcaggagctggaggagaggctGTCTGGTTTGGACCGGGAGGGTAACAcctcccacccccaccaccaagAACAGCAG gcaGGGGATGCCAGTATTGCCAGAGACACCGATCCCTCAGTGCCCAGCAAAGAAGACATCCCCACGTTTGACGAGTGGAAGAAACAGGTcatggaggtggagaaggagaaga GTCAGTCTCTCCACACCTCAACCAGCGGCAGCCCCCATCCAGTGAAGAAGGTCCAGAAAAACTTCAAGAATAACTACGCATCTGTGGAGTGCGGTGCCAAGATACTCTCTGCCAACAATGAGGCCAAG AGCACATCGGCCATTCTCATGGAAAACATGGACCTTTACATGCTAAATCCTTGCAGCAACAAAATCTG GTTTGTGATAGAGCTCTGTGAGCCTATTCAAGTCAAGCAGCTGGATATCGCTAACTTTGAGCTCTTCTCATCTACACCTAAAGACTTTCTGGTTTCCATCAGTGACAG ATATCCTACCAACAAGTGGGTAAAGCTGGGTACGTTCCACGCCCGCGATGAGCGCATAGTTCAGAGCTTCCCACTGGATGAACAGCTTTATGCTAAATATGTGAAG GTTGAACTCCTCTCGCACTTTGGATCAGAACACTTCTGTCCTCTCAGTCTAATTAG GGTGTTTGGTACGAGCATGGTGGAGGAGTATGAGGAGATAGCAGATTCCCAGTACCCCTCAGAGAGACTGGAGTACTTGGATGAAGACTACG aCTATCTTCCTGGTTACCAACCATCAGAGGACAAGGCCTCTAAAAACCTGCTTGGCTCAGCAACca ATGCCATCCTAAACATGGTAAACAACATTGCTGCTAACGTGCTGGGTGGAAAGCCAGAGCTGGAGGGTGGAGCAGAAACAGGAG GTAACACAACGGCAGAGGGGAACGAAAAGAAGCAGAGCACAGAGGTTCAAACCAAACCAGCTGAAACACctcaaaacactgcaga ACTGGAGCCTGCAGAACCAGAACACCCTGCCACCCAGGAGGACTCTAATGTCTCCAGTGACTCGTCGACActttctccctcctcatccGATTCACACGAAGACAGACAGATTGTCACGctggtagaggaggaggaagaggaggagcccAGACAGTCGACTGTCACCTtgatggaggaggaaggagaggaggaggaagagaagagagaggatgcGACGAGGAGCGAAGCAGACAGGAACCAGTGGGAGAGCCAGGCATACtgtcctttctcctccttctcctccctaTCTCTGTCCTGCATGGCCACCCTGCCGGAGCTGCTCCATCGCTGGTGCTCCGCCCGGCTGGCCAAGGAGAGACTCCGCAGCCTTAGGCGGAGGCAGCTGAGCACTCAAACACAGACGCGCCCTGATGCAAACACACCggtcctcacacacacaccaacacagatccctgtccctgtccccACACCTCCACAAGAAGCCCTTCCCCTCACGGAAAAAGCTCCGGAGCCCGAGGTGTCTGTTACGGGCCAAAATGAGGGCAAATCTCTGGGTGAGGTGGACACCGCTCACGAACATCTCAACACCCACATACCTGATGCACACACTCCAGAGCTCAACATCCTCCTAGAGCCTAGTAGAACCTCCACCATCCCCCCTCACAGTTTCTCAGACATCCACAGTTCTCTGACACGGCCAACCCCCACCCATGAGGAGAAGCTGCTACCTCCCATCAAAGACGCAGCCCTGGACCCAGTCCCAACTCCACCCCTTCAAGTAGTCTACATCCCAGAGACGCAACAGGCCAGCAGTACCGCCCCCACCCTTACTGTCAGCTCCCCCCCACAGCCTGTGTCCACGGAGACAGCCTCTCTTGGTGTTGTGGTTCCTCCTGTCAAGGAGCTGCCTGTTCAGCCTCTTCCCACTGCAACCAGGCCTGAAGACCTCATCCCCCCTCCCACTGAACTGCCAACAGCTGTCCCAGTgacagacactcacacagacacactaaagTCAGGCGCAGACAGTGGGGACTCCCAGAGACGCAATGTCCAGGCTTCTCAGACTCACGGGGAGCAGGGGGATTCTCTCACTCAGACCGGAGAGCCCCATCGGGTGGATGACACAGTGGACGAGGACCTATTAAGCACTAATGCGAATGGCAACGTCCACCGGACAGCTACAGACTTCTATGCAGAGCTGCAGAATGGGGGAGATTATAACGGCGGGGCAGTGAACGGGAACGTCGTGTTATTGAACGGGGGAGCGGTGCATGGCTCCAGCCAGAAGGAGAGTGTGTTCATGAGGCTGAACAACAGGATCAAAGCTCTGGAGATGAACATGAGTCTGTCCAGCAGATACCTGGAGGAGCTCAGCCAAAG GTACCGTAAACAGATGGAAGAGATGCAGAGAGCGTTCAATAAGACCATCATCAAACTGCAGAACACCTCCCGCATTGCTGAAGAGCAG GACCAGAAGCAGACAGATTCCATCCAGGTCCTGCAGAGCCAGCTGGAGAATGTGACTAAACTGATGTTAAACCTCACCGCTGCAGTCAgccagctgcagagagag GTATCTGATCGTCAGAGCTACTTGGTAGTCGCTCTggttctgtgtctgtctttgggACTCCTGCTGTGTCTGCAGTGCTGCCGCAGCTCCTCTCCCAACCCCAGCACCGCTGCTGCCCTCCCCAAGAGCAACCACTACCCCAGTCCTAAAAG ATGCTTTTCCTCTTATGACGACATGAGCCTAAAGCGCAGGGTTACCTGTCCGCTGGTTCGTTCCAAGTCATTCCACCTGTCCTCTACAGAAG TAGGTCCAGATGACTTGTACATTGTAGAACCTCTAAGGTTTTCTCCAGAGAAAAAG aaaaaGCGCTGCAAGACAAAGTCATTGGACAAGGTTGAGACTCTGAAGGCATCTGATCCCTCTGGTTCGCTCACTAATGGGGGTCCCAAGTGTAACGGCTTTCATCCATGCCTCCCTGCGCCACCCCCTGCCctaccccctcctcctcctcctcctcctcttcctcctcccccactgcctccccctccctccacagACGAGGTGTCATCATTACCCACTTGCACCTCTAAAGAGTTCCCCTCAGAgaccagcagctgcagctcatcCACCCACTCTGAGGAGTCCTACACGAGCcgcctcccccctccctctcccaccTTCCCTTCTGCTGGCCTGTGCAATGGCCACAGCCTGAGTTTCCCCCTCCAGCACGCTCCCACCAAGTCCCGTCAGGAGAAACGCTCCATGAAGCGGCGGAAGTCGCGGCAGACAGAGCTGCAGTTCCCGCACATGCCAGGGGGGGGCGTCGGTTCTCTGcccagcctgcagcagcttatGAAGGGAAACAAGGAGATCAGTGTTGGGACCATCGGGGTGACAGCTGTCACCGGACACGTCTGA